A region of Fibrobacter succinogenes subsp. succinogenes S85 DNA encodes the following proteins:
- a CDS encoding DNA cytosine methyltransferase, producing MSSKINLVEDQIRKSDKIPKIVALSFFSGAMGLDIGLSKAGIKVLLASEIEPNARRTILTNEPNIGLIGDISDYSAEDIRKYANLPKNQEIDVMVGGPPCQAFSTAGKRESFSDARGNVFLTYIDRILELRPKYAVIENVRGLLSAAYNPPKKESFGFAMPTPKNEKGGALAYIIKKLEDGGYGVSFNLYNAANYGAPQKRERIVIICSRDGSKAPYLTPTHSETGLFNLPKWRTVSEVLNDLDENVQEYSKFSEKRLKFFRMLKAGQYWKDLPEEAQKEAMGSKLQLGGGKTGFFRRLAWDLPSPTLVTDPTMPATDLCHPDKDRPLSVQEYKRIQEFPDDWKLCGDIKAKYKQVGNAVPVSLGMAIGKHIVKLLEGKKVKQIEGFPYSRYVNTDVDTFKKLVMSKKEIVGQLELNF from the coding sequence ATGAGCAGTAAGATAAATTTAGTAGAAGACCAAATAAGAAAGTCGGACAAGATTCCTAAGATTGTCGCACTAAGCTTTTTTTCTGGCGCCATGGGACTTGACATAGGCTTATCGAAAGCAGGTATAAAGGTTTTGCTTGCATCCGAAATAGAACCAAATGCAAGACGAACAATTCTAACGAATGAGCCGAACATTGGTCTCATAGGTGATATAAGCGATTATTCTGCCGAAGACATCAGAAAATACGCTAATTTACCTAAGAATCAAGAAATTGATGTAATGGTAGGAGGCCCTCCATGCCAAGCGTTTTCCACCGCAGGTAAGAGAGAGAGTTTTTCCGATGCACGCGGAAACGTGTTCCTCACCTACATTGACCGTATCCTTGAATTACGCCCTAAGTACGCAGTAATTGAAAATGTTCGAGGCCTCTTATCCGCCGCTTACAACCCGCCTAAAAAAGAAAGTTTCGGATTCGCAATGCCAACTCCTAAAAATGAAAAGGGGGGAGCATTAGCTTATATCATAAAAAAATTGGAAGATGGTGGATATGGGGTTTCATTCAATTTATACAATGCTGCAAATTATGGAGCACCCCAAAAAAGAGAACGAATAGTCATTATTTGTTCGCGAGACGGTTCAAAAGCGCCGTATTTGACCCCGACTCATTCGGAAACGGGCTTGTTCAATTTACCCAAATGGCGAACCGTTTCCGAAGTGTTGAACGACCTAGATGAAAATGTCCAGGAATATTCAAAATTCTCCGAAAAAAGACTAAAGTTCTTCAGAATGCTGAAGGCCGGCCAGTATTGGAAAGACCTCCCCGAAGAAGCCCAAAAAGAAGCAATGGGTTCAAAACTGCAACTTGGCGGTGGAAAGACAGGGTTCTTTAGAAGATTGGCTTGGGATTTGCCTTCTCCTACGTTGGTAACAGACCCGACAATGCCGGCTACAGATTTATGCCATCCTGATAAGGATCGTCCTTTGAGTGTTCAAGAGTACAAACGAATTCAAGAATTTCCTGACGATTGGAAGCTTTGTGGTGACATCAAAGCCAAATACAAACAGGTTGGAAATGCCGTGCCAGTTAGCTTAGGCATGGCAATAGGTAAGCACATTGTGAAATTGCTTGAAGGAAAAAAAGTCAAACAAATTGAAGGATTCCCGTATTCTCGCTATGTAAACACGGATGTAGACACATTCAAAAAACTGGTAATGTCTAAGAAAGAAATAGTAGGTCAGTTAGAATTGAATTTCTGA
- a CDS encoding TdeIII family type II restriction endonuclease: MNEISPLPNGKKLTQKEIKAIEELQKEINNDCTIEENFIQLFTKKFIAKQLEKIKEITINDLNTNPLLCYALKFDNPKDFIKFYTYQAVSRSIVTSMGFLVQDLLLYSNEHIYDGKNYNEGKKTKFDLVIDKDGEKTFFEIKSGFNDLDKGQIKHYDEELSSVEKKGNKAYIGITYGKKNAATVTSKLLETYVKDWKKKTFVGRELWEHISGKGQYHSTLSKNIRNAADAVLHDSGIVKEIEKK, from the coding sequence GTGAACGAAATTAGCCCCCTCCCAAACGGGAAAAAATTAACACAAAAGGAAATAAAAGCTATAGAAGAACTGCAAAAAGAAATAAATAATGATTGCACAATAGAAGAAAACTTTATACAGCTTTTTACAAAAAAATTTATAGCAAAACAGCTGGAAAAGATTAAAGAAATTACAATAAATGATCTAAATACAAATCCCTTATTATGTTATGCATTGAAATTTGACAATCCAAAAGATTTTATCAAATTTTATACATATCAAGCTGTTTCCAGAAGTATCGTGACATCCATGGGCTTTCTTGTCCAAGACCTGCTTTTATATTCAAATGAACATATATATGATGGCAAGAACTATAACGAAGGCAAAAAAACTAAGTTCGATTTAGTGATAGATAAAGATGGAGAAAAGACATTCTTTGAAATAAAAAGTGGATTCAACGATTTAGATAAGGGGCAGATTAAGCATTATGATGAAGAACTATCCAGCGTTGAAAAAAAAGGCAATAAAGCGTATATTGGCATTACCTACGGCAAGAAAAACGCAGCGACCGTCACTTCTAAATTGCTAGAAACTTATGTCAAAGATTGGAAGAAAAAAACTTTTGTGGGAAGAGAATTGTGGGAGCACATATCTGGCAAAGGACAATATCATTCAACACTCTCAAAAAACATACGCAATGCAGCAGATGCTGTTTTGCATGATTCAGGCATAGTAAAAGAAATAGAGAAAAAATAA
- a CDS encoding SinI family restriction endonuclease — translation MNTSEIIELANQYYSEETEESGFKIVTPVWLQQNSNASQADVESFINKFFNAYNHRPSKRISGKMTTVPDKLIDNLIGARIKSFTPNDIALIRFGHRLSMGAENIIGLILEEYIHTKVLKYGWATCWGSCIKAVDLCNKNGDLIQIKNKDNTENSSSDKIRAGTTIQKWYRLSSRTGQTEWGALNTMLGIPASDKLSEEEFIQFARAVVIMNPKCLYVDLAECEAIQKILNYRT, via the coding sequence ATGAACACATCAGAAATAATAGAACTTGCAAATCAATATTATTCAGAGGAAACGGAAGAATCCGGATTCAAAATTGTAACTCCTGTTTGGTTACAACAAAATTCAAACGCAAGTCAAGCAGATGTTGAATCGTTCATAAACAAATTCTTCAATGCCTACAACCATAGGCCATCAAAACGAATATCTGGAAAAATGACTACGGTACCGGATAAACTGATAGACAATCTTATTGGAGCACGAATAAAATCTTTTACCCCTAATGACATTGCTCTTATTCGTTTTGGCCACAGGCTTTCAATGGGAGCCGAAAATATAATCGGTTTGATTCTCGAGGAATATATCCATACGAAAGTACTAAAATATGGATGGGCCACTTGCTGGGGCAGCTGCATCAAAGCTGTTGACTTGTGCAATAAAAACGGCGACCTGATTCAGATTAAAAACAAAGACAATACAGAAAACAGCTCCAGCGATAAAATACGAGCAGGCACAACCATTCAAAAATGGTATCGTCTTAGCTCAAGGACGGGGCAAACAGAATGGGGGGCTCTCAATACAATGCTTGGCATACCAGCAAGTGACAAACTCAGTGAGGAAGAATTTATTCAGTTTGCACGAGCTGTTGTTATAATGAATCCAAAGTGTTTATACGTGGATTTAGCTGAATGCGAAGCTATCCAGAAAATACTTAATTATAGAACATAA
- a CDS encoding helix-turn-helix domain-containing protein, with the protein MNDPFLKNFGLLVKKAREKKCISQEQLGNAVEMHKNYIGMIERGERNISFRKAIVLIQYLNINIMDLYNVTNVGEIKK; encoded by the coding sequence ATGAACGATCCCTTCCTAAAAAATTTTGGCTTACTAGTTAAGAAAGCTAGAGAAAAGAAATGCATAAGTCAGGAACAGCTTGGAAATGCTGTTGAAATGCATAAAAACTATATAGGAATGATCGAGAGAGGAGAAAGAAACATCTCCTTTCGTAAGGCGATAGTCCTAATTCAATATCTCAACATAAACATAATGGATCTGTATAATGTTACTAATGTAGGAGAGATAAAAAAATGA
- a CDS encoding type II toxin-antitoxin system RelE family toxin, whose product MNENIDNLSKFDYIIKRYTVRITHKALKNLDKMPKPEQEKFFRLKTALETRGPEQPSFMNYSKLGMNMYHCHLSRKWVACWKNESGTLTIEVYYVGSRESAPYARH is encoded by the coding sequence ATGAATGAAAATATTGACAACTTGTCAAAATTTGATTACATTATAAAAAGATACACGGTCAGAATAACTCATAAGGCTTTAAAGAACCTTGATAAAATGCCCAAGCCAGAACAGGAAAAGTTCTTCCGTTTGAAAACGGCTTTGGAAACAAGAGGTCCTGAACAGCCCTCGTTTATGAATTATTCTAAACTCGGTATGAACATGTATCATTGCCATTTGTCAAGAAAATGGGTTGCATGTTGGAAAAATGAATCGGGAACTTTAACTATAGAGGTCTACTATGTTGGCAGTCGTGAAAGCGCCCCCTACGCACGGCACTAA
- a CDS encoding helix-turn-helix domain-containing protein, which yields MLAVVKAPPTHGTKKPVSFKIEGEQIPDFVLGMLKYMFPKCVKIYETPLKKRHDMDEESVVLESTDWNKRMSAEMTPGKAIRADRGLRGWTQNVLAQKLGISIQNLSAMEHDRRPVSKKMAAKLSQIFDVPPETYFKF from the coding sequence ATGTTGGCAGTCGTGAAAGCGCCCCCTACGCACGGCACTAAGAAGCCGGTATCCTTCAAGATCGAAGGAGAACAGATTCCCGACTTCGTTTTGGGGATGCTCAAGTACATGTTTCCGAAATGTGTCAAGATTTATGAAACGCCGCTCAAAAAACGTCATGATATGGATGAGGAATCGGTTGTGCTCGAAAGTACCGATTGGAACAAGAGAATGTCCGCGGAAATGACACCAGGCAAGGCCATCCGTGCCGACCGTGGGCTTCGCGGATGGACGCAGAATGTTCTCGCGCAAAAACTCGGCATCTCTATACAGAACCTTTCTGCGATGGAACATGACCGTCGTCCGGTATCCAAGAAAATGGCCGCAAAGCTGTCTCAAATTTTCGACGTCCCGCCTGAAACATATTTCAAATTCTGA
- a CDS encoding ATP-binding protein — translation MALSNIDIATILSMEESQTFDRKSINIAPRDFSNHVCAFANADGGIIVVGISDKTKRIEGVDSRERQINELLRVPMDFCLPTVPFVHEFVDCVDSNGKANHVLVFHIEASPLVHENQAHDAYIRIGDKSKILSYEDRMTLSLDKGLRSFEDILVPDSSYDDIDEVYLKEYLQMVGYSRSPREYLLQNKNFAKEKAGEIRLSVAAILLFGKNPQQFFPRARVRFIRYEGTEEKFGTEMNVIKDVIFEGRILEQIRQAVAYIQTQIKERTYLTKGGIFTTELEYPEFVRTELVVNAVTHRDYSIRGTEIQIKMFDDHLVVESPGNLPSQVKIDKIRNAHFARNSHIAEYLKDYKYVKDFEEGVDRMYREMEASGLPVPEYRQDSFILKVIVKNSGFALQKTGFESEKTGFALQKTGIESEKTGFALQKMEIASIVLNSGFGKTIKEKMKKIIDEIDENQVIAAKDIMKILACKPTAATEMIKRMRSLNLLNKIEGVGPGRYSLNFLSITTPKDL, via the coding sequence ATGGCTCTATCTAATATCGACATCGCTACAATTCTTTCAATGGAAGAATCGCAGACTTTTGACCGCAAAAGCATTAATATTGCTCCGCGTGATTTTTCCAACCATGTCTGCGCATTCGCCAATGCCGATGGCGGCATTATCGTAGTCGGCATTTCGGACAAGACCAAACGCATAGAAGGCGTTGATTCTCGGGAACGTCAAATAAACGAGCTATTACGAGTACCGATGGATTTCTGCCTGCCTACGGTTCCATTCGTTCATGAATTTGTGGATTGTGTAGATTCAAACGGCAAGGCAAACCATGTTCTTGTTTTCCATATAGAAGCGAGTCCGCTTGTTCACGAGAACCAAGCGCATGACGCCTATATACGGATTGGAGACAAATCAAAAATTCTTTCTTACGAGGACCGCATGACGCTTAGCCTAGACAAAGGATTGCGCTCGTTTGAAGATATTTTGGTTCCAGATTCAAGTTACGACGATATTGATGAAGTTTACCTCAAGGAGTATCTGCAAATGGTAGGATACTCAAGAAGCCCTCGGGAGTATCTATTGCAAAACAAGAACTTTGCCAAGGAGAAGGCCGGCGAAATACGGCTAAGCGTTGCAGCTATATTACTATTCGGAAAGAATCCGCAGCAGTTCTTTCCTCGCGCTCGTGTACGCTTTATCCGCTATGAGGGTACCGAGGAAAAATTTGGAACTGAGATGAATGTCATCAAGGACGTAATCTTTGAGGGGCGAATTCTTGAACAGATTCGGCAGGCTGTTGCCTATATTCAGACGCAAATCAAGGAACGTACGTATTTGACCAAGGGCGGAATTTTTACCACAGAACTTGAGTATCCTGAATTTGTACGTACAGAACTAGTTGTCAATGCGGTAACACATAGGGATTACTCTATTCGCGGAACAGAAATTCAAATCAAGATGTTCGATGATCACTTGGTTGTCGAGTCACCTGGCAATTTGCCGAGTCAAGTAAAAATTGACAAGATTAGGAATGCGCATTTTGCACGAAACTCACACATCGCGGAGTACCTAAAGGATTACAAGTATGTTAAGGATTTTGAAGAAGGCGTTGACCGAATGTATCGAGAAATGGAGGCGTCAGGTTTACCTGTGCCTGAATACCGTCAGGATTCTTTCATTTTGAAGGTCATTGTCAAAAATTCAGGTTTTGCCCTTCAGAAAACGGGATTTGAGTCCGAAAAAACGGGATTCGCTCTTCAAAAAACGGGAATTGAATCTGAAAAAACGGGATTTGCTCTCCAAAAAATGGAAATCGCATCTATTGTATTAAATTCAGGTTTTGGGAAGACAATAAAAGAAAAAATGAAAAAAATCATTGATGAAATAGACGAAAATCAAGTAATTGCAGCAAAGGATATTATGAAAATTTTAGCGTGCAAGCCAACCGCCGCAACAGAGATGATTAAACGAATGCGCTCGCTAAATCTTTTGAATAAAATAGAAGGAGTAGGACCAGGTCGTTATTCCTTAAATTTTCTCTCAATAACCACACCGAAGGACTTGTAA
- a CDS encoding Na+/H+ antiporter NhaC family protein — MQNENIQEKIKGNPIALLPIAVFLVLYLGLGITFEYILKIPMGFYNIPIVAAFLVAIFVACVQNRKLNFDHKMNVMAGALGDRNIFLMILIFLCAGIFAGILGRSSASAAAYLLLDFIPAQFAVVVLFVVAAFVSTAMGTSVGTIAVVSPIAVEVAQMAGFGVPFCVATVIGGAMFGDNLSFISDTTIAATSTQGCKMKDKFRVNFLVAAPAALLAIIIITAISFVTKANTVAENSYNLVQLIPYVLVLALALTGINVFAVLLIGIVAASIIMVGSGTLNMIGLLQNIGNGISGMYETILVAVLVSALCGLIRIHGGFAALLDFIHKVFKGHRSGQVGVGLLVSALDIATANNTVAIVMAGPIAKQMGDEYRISPKKTASLLDIFSCVVQGILPYGAQMLVALAAISTAIPNANISAFDLIPYMFYPFLLLVSVLIFIAISPRKNKQ, encoded by the coding sequence ATGCAAAACGAAAACATTCAAGAAAAGATCAAGGGCAACCCGATTGCCCTTTTGCCTATCGCCGTGTTCCTGGTACTTTATCTGGGTCTCGGCATCACGTTTGAATATATCCTCAAAATCCCGATGGGATTTTACAACATCCCGATTGTCGCGGCGTTCCTGGTGGCGATTTTCGTGGCTTGCGTACAGAACCGCAAGCTGAATTTTGACCACAAGATGAATGTGATGGCAGGTGCACTTGGCGACCGCAATATTTTCTTGATGATCCTGATTTTCCTTTGCGCGGGCATTTTCGCGGGGATTCTCGGGCGTTCAAGCGCTTCGGCGGCAGCATACTTGCTCTTGGATTTCATTCCGGCGCAGTTTGCGGTGGTGGTGCTGTTCGTTGTCGCGGCGTTTGTCTCTACGGCGATGGGTACGTCTGTTGGCACAATTGCAGTGGTCTCCCCGATTGCGGTCGAAGTCGCACAGATGGCGGGCTTTGGCGTTCCATTCTGCGTAGCGACGGTGATTGGCGGCGCGATGTTTGGCGACAACTTGAGCTTTATTTCGGATACGACGATTGCGGCTACGTCTACGCAGGGCTGCAAGATGAAGGATAAGTTCCGTGTGAACTTTCTGGTGGCAGCTCCGGCGGCACTTCTCGCGATTATCATCATCACGGCAATTTCCTTTGTGACCAAAGCAAATACGGTTGCAGAAAATTCCTACAATCTCGTACAACTTATTCCTTACGTTCTCGTGTTGGCGCTCGCGCTCACGGGCATCAACGTTTTTGCAGTTTTGCTCATCGGCATTGTCGCAGCCTCCATCATTATGGTGGGTTCTGGCACGCTTAATATGATTGGCCTTTTGCAGAACATCGGGAACGGCATTTCGGGAATGTACGAGACAATTCTCGTGGCGGTTCTAGTGAGCGCCTTGTGCGGGCTCATCCGCATTCACGGCGGTTTTGCGGCTCTGTTAGACTTTATCCATAAAGTGTTCAAGGGGCACCGCAGCGGTCAAGTGGGCGTTGGCCTCTTGGTGAGCGCACTCGACATTGCTACAGCAAACAACACGGTCGCCATCGTGATGGCAGGCCCGATTGCAAAGCAGATGGGCGACGAATACAGAATCTCGCCGAAAAAGACAGCTTCGCTTCTGGACATATTCAGTTGCGTGGTGCAAGGCATTTTGCCTTACGGCGCACAGATGCTCGTGGCACTTGCAGCCATTTCAACGGCTATCCCGAACGCAAACATCAGCGCATTCGACCTCATTCCCTACATGTTCTATCCATTCCTGTTACTTGTCAGCGTACTCATATTCATTGCAATTTCTCCACGCAAGAACAAACAATAA
- a CDS encoding DUF4230 domain-containing protein codes for MKLALKIVAILLIICATSVTTALVMKKLYPDTKQTSITSEFVEQQISEISELATLHHHYRKNANYQDAKKLLEYMPDWRINKSIKEFSLVYQGDVKLGYDLKDIKILVEPNSQNIFIYLPEPKILSHSIDFESIQVLWEKQGWFNNIRFEDFKQFFISEQKKYEQENSAELKRRAREHAMKLIQLRLGTTIESGYKVNLEQRDHVQEIPISK; via the coding sequence ATGAAACTCGCCCTGAAAATAGTTGCGATTTTGCTCATCATTTGCGCTACAAGCGTGACGACTGCGCTTGTCATGAAGAAGCTGTACCCAGACACAAAACAGACGAGCATTACGAGCGAGTTTGTGGAACAGCAAATCAGCGAGATTTCGGAGCTTGCGACGCTCCATCACCACTACCGCAAAAACGCGAACTACCAGGACGCCAAAAAGCTTCTTGAATACATGCCCGACTGGAGAATCAACAAGTCCATCAAGGAATTTTCGCTCGTTTATCAGGGCGATGTCAAGCTGGGTTATGACTTGAAGGATATCAAGATTCTTGTCGAACCGAACTCGCAGAACATTTTCATTTATCTGCCGGAGCCCAAGATTCTGAGCCACAGCATTGATTTCGAAAGCATCCAGGTTCTTTGGGAAAAGCAGGGCTGGTTCAACAATATCCGCTTTGAAGACTTCAAGCAGTTCTTTATTTCTGAACAAAAGAAATACGAGCAAGAAAATAGTGCCGAGCTGAAGCGCAGGGCCCGCGAACACGCAATGAAGTTAATCCAGTTGCGGCTCGGGACAACCATCGAAAGCGGCTACAAGGTCAACCTGGAACAGCGCGACCACGTGCAAGAAATTCCGATTTCAAAATAA
- the tsf gene encoding translation elongation factor Ts — MQITASLVNELRQKTGVGMMQCKKALVETDGDMDKAVELLRKHGAAVAAKRADKAAKEGRVYLIETADKAAAFELTCETEPVSNNDDFVALAAMATKAVETQDIASVEDLKNAVVDGVKINDRLQDVLVKIQENIDFRKFAEIKKVPNSVFGVYSHMKGKIGVITELAFEGSADEAALKQAAKDIAMQAAAFAPVALNDAAVPAETIEKEKEIAKAQIEASGKQTKPEFMQRQIDGRVAKVLKEIVLEDQEFFMSEKNPKKLSVKDYLQEVVAKQLGLTSLKVVNFIRFERGN, encoded by the coding sequence ATGCAGATTACCGCATCCCTCGTTAACGAACTCCGCCAGAAGACTGGCGTCGGCATGATGCAGTGCAAGAAGGCACTCGTCGAAACTGACGGTGACATGGACAAGGCCGTTGAACTCCTCCGCAAGCACGGTGCTGCTGTCGCTGCAAAGCGCGCAGACAAGGCTGCTAAGGAAGGCCGCGTTTACCTTATCGAAACTGCTGACAAGGCTGCCGCTTTCGAACTCACCTGCGAAACTGAACCGGTTTCCAACAACGACGACTTCGTTGCCCTCGCTGCTATGGCCACCAAGGCTGTTGAAACGCAGGATATCGCTTCCGTCGAAGATCTCAAGAACGCTGTCGTCGATGGCGTCAAGATCAATGACCGCCTCCAGGACGTCCTCGTGAAGATTCAGGAAAACATTGACTTCCGCAAGTTTGCAGAAATCAAGAAGGTTCCGAACTCCGTGTTTGGCGTTTACAGCCACATGAAGGGCAAGATCGGTGTTATCACTGAACTCGCTTTTGAAGGCTCTGCTGACGAAGCTGCTCTCAAGCAGGCTGCTAAGGACATCGCTATGCAGGCCGCTGCTTTCGCTCCGGTTGCTTTGAACGATGCTGCAGTTCCGGCTGAAACGATCGAAAAGGAAAAGGAAATTGCCAAGGCTCAGATCGAAGCTTCTGGCAAGCAGACCAAGCCTGAATTCATGCAGCGCCAGATTGATGGCCGCGTGGCTAAGGTCCTTAAGGAAATCGTTCTCGAAGACCAGGAATTCTTCATGTCTGAAAAGAACCCGAAGAAGCTCTCTGTCAAGGACTACCTCCAGGAAGTCGTTGCAAAGCAGCTCGGCCTTACCAGCTTGAAGGTCGTGAACTTCATCCGCTTCGAACGCGGTAACTAA
- the rpsB gene encoding 30S ribosomal protein S2: protein MANLPSVEDLLAAGSHFGHQTQRWNPKMKPYILAEKNGIYVLNLSKTRDLLEEAAKAAAKISESGKTVLFVGTKPTARQCVLDAAATCNQFSVTNRWLGGMLTNFQTVRKSIKKIDKIDTMEQDGTFQALSKKEVLDKTRERAKLLDVFGGIREMVNLPGLLVVTDLAHEKIAVAEARRLHIPIIGICDTNVDPTLVDYPIPANDDAVKSLKLIVDYIAANVKPRVAADKKESKEEVKKFDNGEDK from the coding sequence ATGGCTAATTTGCCTTCCGTCGAAGATCTGCTTGCTGCAGGCTCCCACTTTGGTCACCAGACTCAGCGCTGGAATCCGAAAATGAAACCGTACATCTTGGCAGAAAAGAACGGCATCTACGTTCTCAACCTCTCCAAGACTCGTGACCTCCTCGAAGAAGCTGCTAAGGCTGCTGCCAAGATTTCTGAATCTGGCAAGACCGTGCTCTTCGTTGGCACGAAGCCGACTGCACGTCAGTGCGTGCTCGACGCTGCTGCTACCTGCAACCAGTTCTCCGTCACCAACCGTTGGTTGGGCGGTATGCTCACGAACTTCCAGACTGTCCGCAAGTCCATCAAGAAGATTGACAAGATCGACACCATGGAACAGGACGGCACCTTCCAGGCTCTCTCCAAGAAGGAAGTCCTCGACAAGACTCGTGAACGCGCCAAGCTCCTCGACGTGTTCGGTGGTATCCGCGAAATGGTAAACCTCCCGGGCCTTCTCGTCGTGACCGACCTCGCTCACGAAAAGATCGCTGTTGCAGAAGCTCGCCGTCTCCACATTCCTATCATCGGCATCTGCGACACGAACGTCGATCCGACCCTCGTGGACTACCCGATTCCGGCAAACGACGACGCTGTGAAGTCCCTCAAGCTCATTGTGGACTATATCGCTGCTAACGTCAAGCCGCGCGTCGCTGCTGACAAGAAGGAATCCAAGGAAGAAGTGAAGAAGTTCGACAACGGCGAGGACAAGTAA
- a CDS encoding electron transfer flavoprotein subunit beta/FixA family protein: MSLKIVVLAKQVPDTRNVGPDAMTPQGTINRAALPAVFNPEDLNALEQALRLKDQFPGSTISVLTMGLPKSAEVVREALYRGADCGYVVTDRPLGGADTLATSYTLAQAVKKIGDYDIILGGRQAIDGDTAQVGPQIAEKLGLTQVTYAEEILKLDEQARKVVIRRHIDGGVETVEAPLPLVVTVNGSAAPCRPRNAKRIMKFKNATAVAERKPEDADKYAALIAKKPYLDIPQWGAADIDADPAQIGKAGSPTNVKAVKNIVFKAKESRTLSASDADIEGLIKELLDGKIIG, from the coding sequence ATGAGTCTTAAAATCGTTGTGCTTGCAAAGCAAGTACCTGATACACGAAATGTAGGCCCGGACGCCATGACGCCGCAGGGTACTATCAATCGTGCCGCATTGCCCGCGGTCTTCAACCCCGAAGACCTGAACGCCCTGGAGCAAGCCCTTCGTTTGAAGGACCAGTTCCCTGGTTCCACCATCTCCGTCTTGACCATGGGTCTCCCGAAGTCCGCTGAAGTCGTCCGCGAAGCTTTGTACCGCGGTGCTGACTGCGGTTACGTCGTGACGGACCGCCCGCTCGGTGGTGCTGACACGCTCGCTACGAGCTACACGCTCGCCCAGGCTGTGAAGAAGATCGGTGACTACGACATTATCCTCGGTGGCCGCCAGGCTATCGACGGCGATACCGCACAGGTCGGTCCGCAGATTGCAGAAAAGCTCGGACTTACTCAGGTCACTTACGCCGAAGAAATCTTGAAGCTCGACGAACAGGCACGCAAGGTCGTGATCCGCCGCCACATCGACGGTGGTGTCGAAACTGTGGAAGCACCGCTCCCGCTGGTCGTGACCGTGAACGGCAGTGCAGCTCCGTGCCGTCCGCGCAATGCAAAGCGCATCATGAAGTTCAAGAATGCGACTGCAGTTGCCGAACGCAAGCCGGAAGATGCAGACAAGTACGCAGCTCTCATCGCTAAAAAGCCCTACCTCGACATCCCGCAGTGGGGTGCAGCCGATATCGACGCCGACCCGGCTCAGATCGGTAAGGCAGGCTCGCCGACGAACGTGAAGGCCGTCAAGAACATCGTGTTCAAGGCCAAGGAAAGCCGCACGCTCTCCGCAAGCGACGCCGACATTGAAGGACTTATCAAGGAACTTTTAGACGGGAAGATTATTGGCTAA